TACCGCGAGGCCGTCGCCCGCCAGGGAGCCCGCCAAGGCGTCCGCAGGTGACCGTCCCGCTTCCGTACCGCAGTCTCCAGCCGTACTCGCACCACCCCCGTCCCGACCACGAAGGCAGGCCCTCGTGCTGACCGTCGACTTCACCCGCTTCCCGCTCGCCCCCGGCGACCGCGTGCTCGATCTGGGCTGCGGTGCGGGCCGGCACGCCTTCGAGTGCTACCGGCGCGGCGCCCAGGTCGTGGCCCTCGACCAGAACGGCGAGGAGATCCGCGAGGTCGCCAAGTGGTTCGCGGCGATGAAGGAGGCCGGGGAGGCCCCCGCCGGGGCGACCGCCACCGCGATGGAGGGCGACGCCCTCAACCTGCCCTTCCCCGACGAGTCCTTCGACGTCGTGATCATCTCCGAGGTCATGGAGCACATCCCGGACGACAAGGGCGTGCTCGCCGAGATGGTCCGCGTCCTCAAGCCGGGCGGCCGGATCGCGATCACGGTGCCCCGCTACGGCCCCGAGAAGATCTGCTGGGCGCTCTCCGACGCGTACCACGAGGTCGAGGGCGGCCACATCCGCATCTACAAGGCCGACGAGCTCCTCGACCGGATCCGGCAGGCCGGCCTCAAGCCGTACGGCACCCACCACGCGCACGCCCTGCACGCGCCGTACTGGTGGCTGAAGTGCGCCTTCGGCGTCGACAACGACAAGGCCCTGCCGGTCCGCGCGTACCACAAGCTCCTGGTCTGGGACATCATGAAGAAGCCCGCCCTGACCCGGGTCACCGAGCAGCTGCTCAACCCGGTCGTCGGCAAGAGCTTCGTGGCGTACGCGACCAAGCCGCATCTCCCGAAGGCCGACACCAAGTGACCTCTCCCGAGCGGATCGCCGAGCACCTCGTCCTGCCCGGGGTGCTCACGGCCGAGCAGGCGGCCGAGACCGTCACCGGGATACTCGCCGTGCAGCGCGAGGACGGGGCCATACCGTGGTTCCGGGGCCACCACCTCGACCCGTGGGACCACACCGAGGCGGCCATGGCCCTCGACGCGGCCGGCGAGCACGCCGCCGCGGCCCGCGCCTACGAGTGGCTCGCCCGCCACCAGAACGCGGACGGCTCCTGGTACGCGGCCTACCACGACGGTGACCCGGACGACGTCACCGACCGGAGCCGGGAGTCCAACTTCGTCGCGTACATCGCCGTCGGCGTCTGGCACCACTACCTGTCCACCGGCGACGACGCCTTCCTCGACCGGATGTGGCCCGTCGTCTACGCGGCCGTCGAGTTCGTCCTCGGGCTCCAGCAGTCCGGCGGGCAGATCGGCTGGAAGCGCGAGCCCTCCGGCGAGCCCGTGAACGACGCGCTCCTCACCGGCTCGTCCTCCATCCACCAGGCGCTGCGCTGTGCCCTCGCCATCGCCGAGGTCCGCGAAGAGCCGCAGCCGGACTGGGAGTTGGCGACGGGCGCGCTCGGCCACGCGATCCGCCGGCACCCCGAGCGCTTCCTCGACAAGTCCCGCTACTCGATGGACTGGTACTACCCGGTCCTCGGCGGCGCGATCACCGGACCGGAGGCACTGGCCCGGATCGACGCCGACTGGGACGCGTTCGTCGTGCCCGGCCTCGGCGTCCGCTGCGTGATCCCGAACCCGTGGGTCACGGGCGGCGAGTCCTGCGAACTCGCCCTCACCCTCTGGGCGATGGGCGAATCCGACCGGGCCCTGACGATCCTCCAGGACATCCGGCACCTGCGCGCGGGGAACGGCATGTACTGGACGGGGTACGTCTTCGAGGGTGACACGGAAAGCGACAAGGCCATGTGGCCGGAGGAGCAGACGGCCTGGACCGCCGGCTCCCTGCTGCTCGCGGTGGCTGCCCTCGGCGGCGAGGAGGCCACGGTCGCCGTCTTCGGCGGCGAGCGCCTCCCGGCCGGCCTCGAACCGGACTGCTGCGCGTCGGTCTGACCGGGGCCGGGGATCCCGTCCGCGGGAACCCGTACGGAGTCGCCCGGGTGGCGGGCGTGGGGGGCCGGGGTGAGGCTGGCGCCATCAGCCCCAGGGAGGTCCCGTCGTGCCCAGAAGTCCTTCGCGCGGTGTCGTCGCGCTGCTGCTGTCCTGCGTCCTGCTGCTGACCACCGCGGCCTGCGACGGCGACGACACGCAGAGCGCGAGCAGCGCGGCGACGCCGACGAGTACGAGCACCTTCGAGCAGCAGAAGCTGGCGAAGACCCGGTTCGTGGCCAACGCGGGCCTCGCCGCCGGTGCCACGTACCAGTGGATCGTGAAGCCGTACCGCGCGGGCAAGTTCGCGAAGGGCGCGGACGGGCGGACCTTCGCCCTCGTGAAGGCGGGTCTCGCGGGCGCGTTCACGTACAACCGGCTCAAGGCGGCGGTGAACAACGCCAAGGGCGACCCGCTGCTCTCGAAGGCGGTCGCGCCGCTCACGGCCGGGATCGAGTCGCTCAAGGAGCTCGGGACGAAACTCCGCAAGGGCGAGGTCGGCGATGCGGACGTCGGCGCCTTCGAGTCCGTCATCAACAGCGTCAAGGACGCGGGCAAGAGCGCCGGCGCGGTGGTGGTCGAGAAGGTGCCGAGCGCGTCGCAACTAGGCGGTTGACGCTATGAGTTGAGCTCCGCGAGTACGCGGAGCGTGGCGGGGTCCGGTGAGGTGACCAGCAGGTCCGTCACCGGGCCCCGCCGCCATGCGTCGAGACGCTCGGCGATCCGCTCCCGGGGGCCGACGAGCGAGATCTCGTCGGCGAAGGCGTCCGGCACGGCGAGCACCGCCTCCTCGCGCCGTCCCGCCGCGAACAGCTCCTGGATGCGGCCGGCCTCCTTCGCGTACCCCATCCGCCCCATGAGATCGGCGTGGAAGTTGCGGGCGGCGTGCCCCATGCCGCCGATGTAGAAGCCGAGCATCGCCTTGACGGGCAGCAGCCCGGCCGCCACGTCCTCGCAGACCTGCGCGCGGACCATCGGGGCGACGAGGAAGTTACTTTGGTTCGTACCCTCACGGGCTTCGGGGAGCCGGTCCGGGAGCGCGTAGACGTCGGCCCAGCGCTCGGGGGACCAGTACAGGGGCAGCCAGCCGTCCGCGATGGTGAGGGTCTGCGCGATGTTCCTGGGGCCCTCGGCGCCCAGGAGGATCGGCAGGTCCGGCCGGAGCGGGTGGGTGATCGGCTTGAGGGCCTTGCCGAGGCCGGTGCCGTCCTCGCCGGTGTACGGGTGGGAGTGGTGCCGTCCGTCGAGCCGGACGGGGGCCTCGCGGCGCAGGACCTGCCGGATCACGTCCACGTACTCGCGGGTGGCGGTCAGCGGGGAGCGGGGGAAGGGGCGGCCGTACCAGCCCTCGACGACCTGCGGCCCGGACAGGCCGAGCCCGAGCATCATGCGCCCGCCGGACAGGTGGTCGAGCGTCAGTGCGTGCATCGCCGTCGCCGTCGGAGTGCGGGCGGCCATCTGT
The sequence above is a segment of the Streptomyces sp. NBC_01255 genome. Coding sequences within it:
- a CDS encoding class I SAM-dependent methyltransferase; this translates as MLTVDFTRFPLAPGDRVLDLGCGAGRHAFECYRRGAQVVALDQNGEEIREVAKWFAAMKEAGEAPAGATATAMEGDALNLPFPDESFDVVIISEVMEHIPDDKGVLAEMVRVLKPGGRIAITVPRYGPEKICWALSDAYHEVEGGHIRIYKADELLDRIRQAGLKPYGTHHAHALHAPYWWLKCAFGVDNDKALPVRAYHKLLVWDIMKKPALTRVTEQLLNPVVGKSFVAYATKPHLPKADTK
- a CDS encoding prenyltransferase, whose protein sequence is MTSPERIAEHLVLPGVLTAEQAAETVTGILAVQREDGAIPWFRGHHLDPWDHTEAAMALDAAGEHAAAARAYEWLARHQNADGSWYAAYHDGDPDDVTDRSRESNFVAYIAVGVWHHYLSTGDDAFLDRMWPVVYAAVEFVLGLQQSGGQIGWKREPSGEPVNDALLTGSSSIHQALRCALAIAEVREEPQPDWELATGALGHAIRRHPERFLDKSRYSMDWYYPVLGGAITGPEALARIDADWDAFVVPGLGVRCVIPNPWVTGGESCELALTLWAMGESDRALTILQDIRHLRAGNGMYWTGYVFEGDTESDKAMWPEEQTAWTAGSLLLAVAALGGEEATVAVFGGERLPAGLEPDCCASV
- a CDS encoding LLM class F420-dependent oxidoreductase; its protein translation is MRLGLALGYWGRGPSPAHLELAREAERLGYDSVWTAEAWGSDAFTALTWIAAHTSRIKLGTAVAQMAARTPTATAMHALTLDHLSGGRMMLGLGLSGPQVVEGWYGRPFPRSPLTATREYVDVIRQVLRREAPVRLDGRHHSHPYTGEDGTGLGKALKPITHPLRPDLPILLGAEGPRNIAQTLTIADGWLPLYWSPERWADVYALPDRLPEAREGTNQSNFLVAPMVRAQVCEDVAAGLLPVKAMLGFYIGGMGHAARNFHADLMGRMGYAKEAGRIQELFAAGRREEAVLAVPDAFADEISLVGPRERIAERLDAWRRGPVTDLLVTSPDPATLRVLAELNS